ATTCTCCGTATTTCTTGACCACTTTCCGTAATTCTATCTCAGCCACATTTACCCCCCCTTCATCTGTTATCCCTTTACTGCACCAAAAGTTAATCCCCGCACCAAATACTTTTGAATAAAAATAGCTAAAATAACCGATGGCAAAAGAGTAATAATCGCAGCAGCTGCCATTTGTCCCCATAATACCTGTTCGTAAGAAATAAAACCCATTAATGAGGGAGTAACCGGTCGGGTAATATCTGAAGATAAAACATATCCGAATAAAAACTCGTTCCAAGCAAAAATGAATGAAAGAATAGCGGTAGCAGCTATTCCAGGGGCTACCAACGGAAGATTTACTTTTCGAAATACTCCCCACCAGCTATATCCATCAATTCGAGCAGCATGCTCTAATTCGATAGGAATATCTTCAAAAAAACCTCTCATCAGCCAAACCGAAAAAGGAAGAGTAATAAGTTGATAAGCCAACATCATCCCATAATAAGTTCCGTATAGTCCTAGTCTTCTGAAAATAACAAAAAGAGGAATAATGACAATCAAACCAGGAGCAAAACGGAAACTTAGAAGAGTAAAAGCAAAATTTTCCTTCCCTTTAAAAGCAAAGCGGGCCAGAGAATAGGCAGCAGGGACACCTAACAACATACTAATTGCCACTGCGCCTGAACAAACGATTAAACTGTTCAAGTAATACCTGGG
Above is a genomic segment from Candidatus Atribacteria bacterium ADurb.Bin276 containing:
- the sugB_19 gene encoding Trehalose transport system permease protein SugB, with product MGNEELTLGKVLSAIGLVLIMSWTIFPLYWVFNMSIQTPIDVISYPPKFYYDATLENYSVVLIGKAWLGKYETVQTDFPRYYLNSLIVCSGAVAISMLLGVPAAYSLARFAFKGKENFAFTLLSFRFAPGLIVIIPLFVIFRRLGLYGTYYGMMLAYQLITLPFSVWLMRGFFEDIPIELEHAARIDGYSWWGVFRKVNLPLVAPGIAATAILSFIFAWNEFLFGYVLSSDITRPVTPSLMGFISYEQVLWGQMAAAAIITLLPSVILAIFIQKYLVRGLTFGAVKG